Proteins from a genomic interval of Lacticaseibacillus pabuli:
- the yfmF gene encoding EF-P 5-aminopentanol modification-associated protein YfmF, whose protein sequence is MRIKIDDGIYLNVVQTKQFKTTQVSVQFLAPLDRATIGARTLLTSLLETSSAAYPEQNLLSAKLESLYGADFGIGVARTGRIHRVTAEMQVLADQYSDRPLLTDTFDFLREILLNPKITAGSFDPDTFDREKLNLQTYMASMNDDRGTQASLALQRTYFDDPAQTVPSFGTAADMDGVTASSLVATYQDMMANDQIEIVVLGDVDPATVEAGVRQMALPARTEHAFAVSYDQPVHGGVRLFAETEHVQQSKLNLAYHILSDQFGPQYYATVLAIELFGGSPLSLLFRNVREKRSMAYYASAGANMNRNFMVVQTGIDGVNRAEVERLIGEQLEMVRTGHFDDSQFDDIKTGLLSDRRSALDSVHYLKDIAVMSALYPDADLSPENEIKRIEAVTREDVQHAASAMKLQAVYFLKGDAE, encoded by the coding sequence TTGCGAATTAAAATAGACGATGGTATTTACCTGAATGTGGTGCAAACCAAACAGTTCAAGACGACGCAGGTCAGTGTGCAGTTCCTGGCACCACTGGACCGCGCCACGATTGGTGCGCGCACCTTGCTCACGAGCTTGCTTGAAACCAGCAGTGCCGCCTACCCAGAGCAGAATCTCTTGTCTGCAAAGCTGGAGAGCCTTTACGGGGCCGACTTTGGCATTGGTGTCGCACGAACGGGCCGCATTCACCGCGTTACCGCCGAGATGCAAGTGTTAGCCGATCAGTACAGCGACCGGCCATTGCTTACAGACACATTCGATTTTCTGCGCGAAATTCTGCTTAATCCGAAGATTACGGCCGGCAGTTTTGATCCAGACACCTTTGACCGTGAAAAGCTAAACTTACAGACCTACATGGCTTCAATGAACGATGATCGCGGCACCCAGGCAAGCCTCGCCTTGCAGCGGACTTACTTTGACGATCCGGCGCAAACCGTGCCTAGTTTTGGGACGGCAGCGGACATGGACGGCGTTACCGCCAGTTCACTGGTTGCCACCTACCAGGACATGATGGCCAATGACCAGATTGAAATTGTAGTGCTCGGGGATGTTGATCCCGCAACCGTTGAGGCGGGTGTGCGGCAAATGGCTTTGCCAGCGCGCACTGAACATGCCTTTGCAGTCAGCTATGATCAGCCTGTTCATGGTGGCGTGCGTCTATTTGCCGAAACCGAACACGTTCAGCAGAGCAAATTAAACTTGGCGTACCATATCCTGAGCGACCAGTTTGGCCCACAATACTACGCAACGGTGCTTGCCATCGAGCTATTTGGTGGCTCACCGCTGTCACTTTTGTTCCGCAACGTGCGTGAGAAGCGCAGTATGGCCTATTATGCGAGTGCCGGTGCAAATATGAACCGGAACTTCATGGTGGTTCAAACGGGTATTGACGGAGTGAACCGCGCCGAGGTGGAGCGCCTGATTGGCGAGCAACTTGAAATGGTCAGAACGGGTCACTTTGACGACTCACAATTTGATGATATCAAGACTGGCCTGTTGAGCGATCGCCGTTCCGCACTGGATTCCGTGCATTATTTGAAGGACATTGCTGTCATGAGCGCACTATACCCGGACGCCGATTTGTCACCAGAAAACGAAATCAAGCGCATCGAGGCCGTGACACGTGAAGACGTGCAACACGCTGCCAGCGCAATGAAACTTCAGGCAGTTTACTTTCTTAAGGGGGACGCAGAATAA
- a CDS encoding FtsK/SpoIIIE family DNA translocase — MPQSRQRKTSTRNRTKKSSRRKPAGDYTLNWVGAGFTLVGGLALTRLGMLGVSLANVFRIFSGDSFYLLTALITVWALFLLFTGHFPQVAKRVIFGGGIAYIGLLLMLSARTMAAANVHAHFVAATWQILRSDFSLLTTETSSGGGIVGAIIYSLTYPLLTQVGSYIIAILLLIAGGMLIFDVHPNQVFSVLQKCASATKTGFSRLSTILADFRNRQMTPAQGAKAGHKHAAAATAGQTAEDKDLPTPLAQQTPLRGQVDTPEPDDFHINVPESETATPVVPVSQPAVSAKPEQDDGPDLDLETGDPEADYQLPGLDLLSEPKPVDQSEEYAKIKANRSKLESTFASFGVDVTVKAASLGPSITKYEIQPAVGVKVSKIVNLSDDLALALAAKDIRIEAPIPGKSLIGIEVPNQHVATVGFKEVFKAMPKHPSKPLVVPLGKDVSGKIVAADLAKMPHLLIAGATGSGKSVMINVIITSILMSTKPTDVRLMLIDPKKVELSIYDGVPHLLAPVVTEAKRAPGALNKILEEMNRRYERFSAAGVRNMDEYNKKVAEEPDEGLSKMPYIVVIVDELADLMMVAGAEVETAIIRIGQMARAAGIHMIIATQRPSVDVITGLIKANIPSRIAFAVSSGVDSRTIIDMNGAERLLGRGDMLYSPIDMNKPERVQGAFIPSEDVENVVEFITDQVKPAYDEAMIPTEADEVDNKSDSDDELFDDALAFVAEKQSASTSMLQRRFRIGYNRAARLIDDLENRGYVGPSEGSKPRKVYAKPKDDQPQQGN, encoded by the coding sequence ATGCCACAATCACGGCAGCGTAAAACAAGTACTCGAAACAGAACGAAAAAAAGTTCTCGTCGCAAGCCGGCAGGGGACTATACGCTGAACTGGGTTGGGGCGGGGTTTACCCTCGTCGGCGGCTTAGCATTGACGCGCCTGGGCATGCTTGGTGTTAGTTTAGCCAACGTTTTCCGTATTTTCAGTGGCGATAGCTTTTATTTGCTGACGGCACTCATTACCGTCTGGGCACTGTTCCTATTGTTTACTGGCCACTTCCCGCAGGTTGCTAAGCGTGTCATCTTTGGTGGCGGAATCGCCTATATTGGCCTGCTATTGATGCTTAGCGCCCGCACAATGGCGGCGGCTAACGTGCACGCCCATTTCGTGGCGGCAACTTGGCAGATCCTGCGCAGCGATTTTTCGCTACTCACCACTGAAACAAGTAGTGGCGGCGGGATTGTCGGGGCAATAATTTACAGTCTGACTTATCCTTTATTAACGCAGGTGGGTAGCTATATCATCGCGATACTGCTTTTGATTGCGGGTGGCATGTTGATTTTCGATGTCCATCCAAATCAGGTGTTTAGCGTTTTGCAAAAATGCGCGTCGGCAACGAAGACGGGATTTTCACGCCTCAGCACGATTTTGGCGGACTTCCGCAATCGGCAGATGACACCAGCGCAAGGTGCAAAAGCCGGGCATAAACACGCTGCCGCTGCGACCGCGGGCCAAACGGCTGAGGACAAGGATCTCCCAACGCCGCTAGCACAACAGACGCCGTTGCGGGGGCAAGTCGATACGCCTGAACCAGATGATTTCCACATTAACGTGCCAGAGTCTGAGACCGCGACGCCGGTGGTTCCGGTCAGCCAGCCCGCCGTTTCGGCCAAACCCGAACAGGATGACGGCCCCGACTTGGATCTGGAAACAGGCGACCCGGAGGCGGACTATCAGCTGCCTGGCTTAGACCTCTTGTCCGAGCCCAAACCCGTGGACCAAAGCGAAGAGTATGCCAAAATTAAGGCCAATCGTTCCAAATTGGAATCAACTTTTGCCAGCTTTGGCGTGGACGTGACCGTTAAGGCGGCTAGCTTGGGTCCGTCGATTACTAAATATGAAATTCAGCCCGCTGTGGGTGTTAAAGTTTCCAAAATTGTGAACCTATCCGATGACCTCGCGCTTGCGTTGGCCGCTAAGGATATCCGAATTGAAGCACCAATTCCTGGCAAGAGCCTAATTGGGATTGAAGTCCCAAACCAGCACGTGGCAACGGTTGGCTTTAAAGAAGTCTTCAAGGCCATGCCGAAGCACCCCAGCAAACCGCTGGTGGTGCCACTGGGTAAGGATGTTTCCGGCAAGATTGTCGCCGCTGACCTAGCGAAGATGCCGCACCTGCTGATTGCTGGTGCAACTGGCTCCGGGAAGTCCGTCATGATTAATGTCATCATTACGAGCATCCTGATGAGTACGAAGCCAACGGACGTGCGCCTGATGCTCATTGACCCAAAGAAGGTCGAACTGTCGATTTACGACGGCGTGCCGCATTTGCTGGCACCTGTTGTGACGGAGGCCAAACGAGCACCTGGCGCCTTGAACAAGATTCTGGAGGAGATGAACCGGCGCTACGAACGGTTCTCAGCCGCTGGGGTCCGGAACATGGATGAGTACAACAAGAAGGTTGCTGAAGAACCGGATGAAGGGCTCAGCAAAATGCCGTACATTGTCGTCATTGTTGACGAACTTGCTGACCTGATGATGGTGGCGGGTGCTGAAGTGGAAACGGCGATCATTCGAATTGGTCAAATGGCACGTGCTGCCGGAATTCACATGATTATCGCGACGCAGCGGCCATCTGTTGACGTCATTACCGGGCTTATCAAGGCCAACATTCCATCACGTATTGCCTTTGCAGTCTCCAGCGGGGTCGATTCCCGCACTATCATTGATATGAATGGGGCGGAGCGTCTGTTAGGCCGTGGGGATATGCTTTACTCACCAATCGATATGAACAAGCCTGAGCGTGTACAAGGGGCATTTATCCCGTCTGAAGACGTTGAGAATGTCGTTGAATTTATCACCGACCAGGTAAAGCCGGCTTACGATGAAGCCATGATTCCGACCGAAGCCGATGAAGTCGACAATAAGTCAGATAGCGACGATGAGCTGTTCGATGATGCGCTTGCCTTTGTGGCCGAGAAGCAATCGGCCAGCACGTCCATGTTGCAACGCCGCTTCCGGATTGGTTACAACCGTGCTGCCCGCTTAATTGACGACCTCGAAAACCGGGGCTACGTCGGACCAAGTGAGGGGAGTAAGCCCCGCAAGGTTTATGCCAAGCCTAAGGACGACCAGCCGCAGCAGGGCAATTAA
- a CDS encoding tRNA (cytidine(34)-2'-O)-methyltransferase yields MTNHIVLYQPEIPQNTGNIARTAAATDAVLDIIKPMKFEITEHNVRRAGLDYWDKVKLVFHDSMDDFMATMAPDAQLTLITKFASRTYSDNDYADLNIDHYMMFGKETTGLPEPFERAHADECLRIPMTDNVRALNLSNCAALVIYEALRQQDFAGLEKVHTYPHDKLK; encoded by the coding sequence TTGACGAATCATATTGTTTTATACCAACCAGAAATTCCGCAGAATACGGGTAACATTGCCCGGACCGCTGCCGCCACGGATGCCGTCCTCGACATCATCAAACCGATGAAGTTCGAAATTACCGAGCATAACGTACGCCGCGCGGGACTGGATTACTGGGATAAGGTCAAACTCGTCTTCCATGACAGTATGGACGACTTTATGGCGACAATGGCACCAGATGCACAGCTGACGCTCATTACCAAGTTTGCGAGTCGGACATACAGTGACAATGATTACGCTGATCTCAATATCGACCACTACATGATGTTTGGTAAAGAGACAACCGGCTTGCCGGAACCATTTGAACGCGCCCACGCTGACGAATGCCTGCGCATCCCGATGACGGACAACGTACGGGCGCTGAACCTGTCCAACTGTGCTGCACTGGTCATTTATGAAGCGTTGCGCCAGCAGGATTTTGCCGGTTTGGAAAAGGTCCACACTTACCCACACGACAAATTGAAGTAG